CCTCGACCTCGGCGGCGAGCGTACGGATGTCCGTGACGCCACGGCCGTCGATGCGGACCTTGTCCTTGATGACGCGCTCGCGGACCAGCTTCTTGGTCAGCGCGCGGTATGCACCGGAGATCTCCTTCTCACGGCCCTCGAACTGCGGGAGCAGCTTCTCGGCGGCGACCTCCTTGATGCGGTCGAGCTCGGTCTCGCGCTCCTGCTTGCCTGCGATGGTGAGCGCCTGCGCGAGCTCGCCCTTGACGGCCGCGGTCAGTGCCTCCAGGACGTCGTCCTGGTAGTCGAGGAAGACCGGGAACTCGCCGGTGGGCTTGGCGGCCTTGGCGGCGAGGTCCGACTGGGCCTTGCACAGCGCCTTGATGAAGGGCTTCGCGGCCTCGAGACCGGCAGCGACGAGCTCCTCGGTCGGCGCCTCGGCGCCGCCCTTGACGAGCTCGATGGTCTTCTCGGTGGCCTCGGCCTCGACCATCATGATCGCGACGTCGCCGTCCTCCAGGACGCGACCGGCGACCACCATGTCGAAGACAGCGTCCTCGAGTTCGGTGTGCGTCGGGAAGGCGACCCACTGGCCCTTGATCAGGGCGACACGGGTGCCGCCGATGGGGCCGGAGAAGGGCAGGCCGGCCAGCTGCGTGGAGCAGGAGGCGGCGTTGATCGCGACCACGTCGTACAGGTGGTCGGGGTTGAGCGCCATGATCGTCTCGACGATCTGGATCTCGTTGCGCAGGCCCTTCTTGAAGGAGGGGCGCAGCGGGCGGTCGATCAGGCGGCAGGTGAGGATCGCGTCCTCGGAGGGCCGGCCCTCACGACGGAAGAAGGAGCCGGGGATCTTGCCGGCTGCGTACATCCGCTCCTCGACGTCCACCGTCAGGGGGAAGAAGTCGAGCTGGTCCTTGGGCTTCTTGGAAGCGGTGGTGGCCGACAGCACCATGGTGTCGTCGTCCAGGTACGCCACGGCGGAACCGGCGGCCTGCTTGGCCAGCCGGCCCGTCTCGAAGCGGATGGTGCGGGTGCCGAAGGAACCGTTGTCAATGACGGCCTCGGCGTAGTGGGTCTCGTTCTCCACTAGCGTTTTCTCCTCGTCTTCGTCCCCTCGCCCGTGTGGCGGGGGACGGTGGCCGAGAAGCGCTCGTTCTGCGGGCCGGTCTTCGATCGAAGCACCCGGGGCTTGGTTCTCCGGGGGCCACTACCGAGGACCGGCGGCGGTGAGGCGGCTTCTCGTTCGTTCGGTATTGCGTTATTGCGTTGTCGTTCGGTACTGCCTTGTGCGACCAGACTAAATGCCGTCCGGTACGTCGCGCACGTACAGCAAAGGGAGCGGCCCCCTAAGAGTGGGAACCGCTCCCTTCACGGCGTCTTACTTGGCGCCGCCGGCCGCACCGCGGCGGATGCCGAGGCGGTCGACCAGCGTACGGAAGCGCTGGATGTCCTTCTTGGCCAGGTACTGCAGCAGACGGCGGCGCTGGCCCACCAGGATCAGCAGACCACGGCGGGAGTGGTGGTCGTGCTTGTGCGTCTTGAGGTGCTCGGTCAGGTCCGAGATCCGGCGGGAGAGCATCGCGACCTGGACCTCGGGGGAGCCGGTGTCGCCCTCCTTGGTGCCGAACTCGGCCATGATCTGCTTCTTCGTAGCGGCGTCGAGAGACACTCGGTACTCCTCTTTTGATGTTCGATGCGCCCACGAGTGCCCCTGGTCTTGATCTCAGGGGAGCTTCCGTGACTCGGAGGCGAAGGTCCGATGAGCGCTGCACCCAGATACTCCGGGTACGCGTACACAAACGGCCGTCGCCCAGCGTACCAGCCCACGGACGGGCTCTTGACAGCCGGTCCAGGCCCTGTCCGCCCGATCTTGCCGGACAGGACCTAGCTGGTCATGGAGCGGGCCGCATTGAAGACGTCCAGTACGGCCAGGCAGAGCGGGACCAGTGAGAGCAGCACCGCGCCCTCCGCGAGGTCGAGCAGCCGGCCCCAGAAGGGCGAGAGGCCCTTGCGCGGAATGATCAGGCCGATCGCCGTGATCAGGGCGGCGCCCGCAGCGACGGCCGCGGTGAGCCAGATCGTACGGATGTCCAGGCCGCCCCGGTCCCCGTACATCAGCAGATCCTTGACCAGGTCGACGGGCGGGTTCAGGGAGAGGCCGAGGACCAGGAGCGCTATCGCGGCGATGCCGGCCACGAGCGTGCAGGCGACCTGCGAGGTGTAGCGGAAGAGCCGCGCGCGCAGCAGCATCGCGAGACCGGCGGCCAGGGCGAGGCACTGGCCCCAGACGCTGTCGGAGAAGCCGAGCACGGCGGCACAGGCGACGACGACCGCGGCGCAGCCGCCGACCAGACCGAGCAGCATTTCGTGGCCGCGGCGGGCCTGGGCCGCGATCCGCTCGCCGTCGACGGGCTGGGCGTCGGGGGTCTCATTGGGGTCGGCCTCGAAATCGTCCTCGGCGGCGCTGCGCGGCGAGGCGTAGCCGATCGGCAGCCGGGCGAAGCGGGCCGAGAGGCCGGGCAGGAAGGCGACCAGGCCGATGGCGACCGGGGCGACGGCGGAGGCGGTCTCGGTGGCGGAGGCCTCGGTGAGGATCGCGGCGAAGGTGGCGATGGTGCCGGTGGTGCTCAGGAAGGTGGCCGCTACGAAGGGGGCGTCGCCGCTCGGGGTGAGCGCGACGAGAGCGACCGAGGCGACCAGGACGGTCACACAGCCGAGCAGGAACTGCAGCTTGCCGGGACCGTGGCCGGCGTCCGGGCCGATGATGCCGGAGCCCGCTATCAGCAGCAGCGGCAGAGCGCCGAGGCCCAGCGCGACGGCGGTGGCACGGTCGGAGTAGACCCGGGCGCGTACTCCCGCGAAGGCGGTGAGCAGGAGTCCGGCCGCTCCCGCGATGATGCCGGGAAGACTGTGCATGTCGTGGCGGACCGGATCGGCGAACCACAGCACGAAGCCCATCAGGACCAGCAGCAGGACACCGCCCACCAGCCCGGCGCCGCGCAGGAGTTCGTCGCTCCACAGGTGCCGGTCGCGGGTGACGGCGGAGGCGACGGCGTCGGAGACGTCGTCGAACACGGCGGGCGGCAGCGACTCCGCGAAGGGGCGCAGGCTGAGTACCTCGCCGTCGAGCACCTGCTGGGCGGCGAGCGAGCGAGCGCCGTCAAGTACCGTGCCGTCACGGCGCACCAGGTGGTAGCCGGTCGGAGTTCCCGGAGCCTGGGTCTGGCCGGTGAGGCGCAGAATCTCCGGGTAGACGTCGGCGACGGCGATGTCCTCGGGAAGAGCGACATCGATACGGCTGTCCGGCGCCACGACTGTGACGCGGCAGAAGCCGGTCGCTGCGGTCGTACTCACGTGTCTGGACCCCCTGATTCGCGGTTGCGCACGGTGCGCGCGCCACCCTACCGGGACACACCCGATGGGTCTGCAAGTAGGATCACCGTCGCGCGGAGGGAAGTCCGCAGCAAAGGCAGTCACGGGGGCGCCGGCGCGGAATTCGCCCGTCCGTCTTCCGTCCGTATCGAGGGATTGATGCTCCGGTGAGCCAGATCGTCGTGAAACGCCCGCCGAGGTCGCTGCCGCCTGAAGTGCCCACGGAGGAACTGACTCTGGAGGCTCCTCCGGAACTGCCGCGGGGTCAGCAGGAGGGCATGCTGATGCAGGTCCTGCCCGTCCTGGGCATGGGTTCTTCGGTGGTCTTCTTCTTCTCGCCGCAGGCCCCTCCGTTCATGCGCATCATGGGCGTGATGATGCTGGTCTCGACGGTCGGAATGGTCGTCGCCCAGATCGTCAGATTCCGCAAGGGTACGCAGGGGCAAATGGCGGATGTCCGCCGTGACTACCTCAAATACCTTGCCCAGACGCGGCGTACGGTGCGCAAGACCGCGCGCAAGCAGCGTGACGCGCAGTTGTATCTGCATCCCGCCCCCGAACAGCTGTGGTCGCTGGTGGCCGAGGGCTCGCGGGTGTGGGAACGGCGTGTGGGCGACGGGGACTTCGGACAGGTGCGCGTCGGTCTCGGCGCGCAGCAGCTGGCCACACCGCTCGTCGCACCGGACACGGCGCCGGTGGACGAGCTGGAGCCGCTGTCGGCCGGGGCCATGCAGCAATTCCTCGCGGTGCACGGCTCGTTGGACGGGCTGCCGATGGCGGTCTCAATGCGTGCCTTCTACCACGTGACGGTCTCCGGCGAGCCGGAGTCCGCGCAGTCGGCCGCGCGGGCGCTGGTCTCCCAGCTGGTGACGCTGCACTCCCCCGAAGACCTGATGCTGGCGGTCGTGACGGCGCCGGGCGCGGTCGGGCGCTGGGACTGGACGAAGTGGCTGCCGCACACACAAGTGGCCGGTCAGGTGGACGGCGCAGGGACCAAGCGGCTGTTCGGCGACGACCTCGGTGAGCTGGAGCAGCTGCTGCACAGCCGCCTGGACGGCCGGCCGCGGTTCAGCCGGGAGAACCAGCCGGTCATGGACCAGCCGCATGTCGTCGTCGTGCTGGACGGCGGGATGGTGCCGCCGGATTCGCTGTTCGCGGCTGCCGAGGGACTGCAGGGCGTCACCATAGTCGAGGTCGTCTCCGGCGATCTGGACGAGCCGCGCGGCGGTCTCTCGGTGGTCGTGCGTCCCGGGCGGCTGCGCCTGGAGTCCGGTACCCGGGTGGCGTACGAGGGTGTGCCGGACGGGATATCGCTGCCGGCGGCCGAGGCGCTCGCGCGTCAGCTGGCGCCGCTGCGCATCGGCGGGGGCGACGACGACGAACCGCTGCTCGCCAACCTGGACTTCACGGATCTGCTGAACCTGGGTGACGCGGCAGGGATCGATGTGGCGCGCACCTGGCGGCCGCGTTCGGTGGCCGAGCGTCTTCGGGTGCCGATCGGTGTCGGCGAGGACGGCCAGCCGGTCATGCTCGACCTCAAGGAGGCCGCGCAGGAGGGCATGGGCCCGCACGGTCTGTGCGTCGGCGCGACCGGTTCCGGAAAGTCCGAGTTGCTGCGCACGCTGGTGCTGGGCCTTGCGGTCACGCACTCCTCGGAGACCCTCAACTTCGTCCTCGCGGACTTCAAGGGTGGTGCGACCTTCGCGGGAATGTCGCAGATGCCGCACGTCGCGGCCGTGATCACCAACCTCTCGGACGACCTCACACTCGTCGATCGCATGGGAGACGCGATCCGCGGTGAACTGCAGCGGCGGCAGGAGCTGCTGCACAAGTCGGGCAACTACGCGAACATCCACGACTACGAGAAGGCACGTGCCGCCGGCGCTCCGCTGGAGCCGCTCGCCTCGCTGGTTCTCGTCCTCGACGAGTTCTCCGAACTCCTCACCGCCAAGCCCGACTTCATCGACATGTTCATCCAGATCGGCCGGATCGGCCGTTCCCTCGGTGTGCATCTGCTGCTGGCCTCCCAGCGCCTGGAAGAGGGCAAGCTGCGCGGCCTGGACACGTATCTCTCGTACCGGATCGGTCTGCGGACCTTCTCGGCGGCCGAGTCACGTACGGCGATCGGCGTGCCCGACGCGTACCACCTGCCGTCGGTGCCCGGTTCCGGCTATCTGAAGTTCGGCACCGAGGAGATGACCCGTTTCAAGGCGGCGTACGTCTCGGGGACGTACCGCACCGGAGGCCCGGATCTGTCGGTGGGCCAGCTGCCCATCGAGCGGCGGCCCGCTGTCTTCACCGCGGCCCCCGTGCCGGTCGTGTACGCGGCTCCCGACCCGGCCGCCACCGCCCGGGCCGCCGCCGACGACGAGGCGCTGGCGGACACCGTGCTCGATGTGATCGTGCGCCGTCTCGAGGGACAGGGCGTGCCCGCCCACCAGGTGTGGCTGCCGCCGCTGGACGAGGCGCCCACGCTCGACCAGGTGCTGCCCGGTCTCGCGCCGACCCCCGACCGGGGCCTGACCGCGACGGAGTACACACGACCGGGCGGTCTCACCGTACCGCTGGGCCTGATCGACAAGCCCTTCGAGCAGCGCCGCGAGGTGCTGTACCGGGACTTCTCCGGCGCGGCGGGCCACATGATGGTCGTCGGCGGTCCGCAGTCCGGAAAGTCGACGCTGATGCGGACGCTGATCTCGTCGTTCGCCCTGACGCACACCCCGAGCGAAGTGCAGTTCTACGCGCTGGACTTCGGCGGTGGCGGTCTGTCCTCGCTGGCCGACCTGCCGCATGTCGGCGGTATTGCCTCGCGCCTGGACCCGGAGCGGGTGCGTCGTGCGGTCGCCGAGGTCATGGGCGTACTGAACCGGCGCGAGGAGTTCTTCCGCGCCAACGGCATCGACTCCATCGCCACCTACCGCCGCAAGCGGGCCGCGGGCGAACTGCCGGGCGAGGCCTGGGGAGACGTCTTCCTGGTCATCGACGGCTGGGGCGGTTTCAAGAACGACTACGAGATGCTGGAGCCGGTGGTCGCCGACCTCGCGGCGCGCGGTCTGGGCTACGGCATCCATGTCGTCATCACCGCCGCCCGCTACATGGAGGTGCGCGCGGCGCTCAAGGACCAGATGCTGGGCCGTCTCGAGCTGCGCCTCGGTGACGTCATGGACTCCGAGTTCGACCGCAAGGTCGCCGCGAACGTCCCGACCGGTGTACCGGGCCGTGGCCAGGTCCCGGAGAAGCTGCACTTCATGACGGCTCTGCCGCGTATCGACTCGATCAGTGGCTCCGCCGATCTGGCGGAGGGCACGGCCGCATTCGTCCAGGCCGTCAAGGCGAACT
This window of the Streptomyces sp. SLBN-118 genome carries:
- the eccCa gene encoding type VII secretion protein EccCa; the protein is MSQIVVKRPPRSLPPEVPTEELTLEAPPELPRGQQEGMLMQVLPVLGMGSSVVFFFSPQAPPFMRIMGVMMLVSTVGMVVAQIVRFRKGTQGQMADVRRDYLKYLAQTRRTVRKTARKQRDAQLYLHPAPEQLWSLVAEGSRVWERRVGDGDFGQVRVGLGAQQLATPLVAPDTAPVDELEPLSAGAMQQFLAVHGSLDGLPMAVSMRAFYHVTVSGEPESAQSAARALVSQLVTLHSPEDLMLAVVTAPGAVGRWDWTKWLPHTQVAGQVDGAGTKRLFGDDLGELEQLLHSRLDGRPRFSRENQPVMDQPHVVVVLDGGMVPPDSLFAAAEGLQGVTIVEVVSGDLDEPRGGLSVVVRPGRLRLESGTRVAYEGVPDGISLPAAEALARQLAPLRIGGGDDDEPLLANLDFTDLLNLGDAAGIDVARTWRPRSVAERLRVPIGVGEDGQPVMLDLKEAAQEGMGPHGLCVGATGSGKSELLRTLVLGLAVTHSSETLNFVLADFKGGATFAGMSQMPHVAAVITNLSDDLTLVDRMGDAIRGELQRRQELLHKSGNYANIHDYEKARAAGAPLEPLASLVLVLDEFSELLTAKPDFIDMFIQIGRIGRSLGVHLLLASQRLEEGKLRGLDTYLSYRIGLRTFSAAESRTAIGVPDAYHLPSVPGSGYLKFGTEEMTRFKAAYVSGTYRTGGPDLSVGQLPIERRPAVFTAAPVPVVYAAPDPAATARAAADDEALADTVLDVIVRRLEGQGVPAHQVWLPPLDEAPTLDQVLPGLAPTPDRGLTATEYTRPGGLTVPLGLIDKPFEQRREVLYRDFSGAAGHMMVVGGPQSGKSTLMRTLISSFALTHTPSEVQFYALDFGGGGLSSLADLPHVGGIASRLDPERVRRAVAEVMGVLNRREEFFRANGIDSIATYRRKRAAGELPGEAWGDVFLVIDGWGGFKNDYEMLEPVVADLAARGLGYGIHVVITAARYMEVRAALKDQMLGRLELRLGDVMDSEFDRKVAANVPTGVPGRGQVPEKLHFMTALPRIDSISGSADLAEGTAAFVQAVKANWAGPPAPAVRLLPRRLPAEQLPKGFEYPQHGIAIGIDETNLEPVFVDFESDPFFLIFGESESGKTALLRLIAKQITERYTPEQARIVVGDYRRTMLEAVPSSHLLEYAPMTSAMEMHMDAINTVMGKRAPKPDITPQQLRDRSWWTGPQLFVLIDDYELVATNSGNPLSVLVDNLPFARDVGIRFIVARSQAGASRAMYESFMQRIKELGAQGVILSGDPGEGDILGNVRARPMPPGRGTFVSRKRGAPLVQLGWLPDQ
- the eccD gene encoding type VII secretion integral membrane protein EccD, whose product is MSTTAATGFCRVTVVAPDSRIDVALPEDIAVADVYPEILRLTGQTQAPGTPTGYHLVRRDGTVLDGARSLAAQQVLDGEVLSLRPFAESLPPAVFDDVSDAVASAVTRDRHLWSDELLRGAGLVGGVLLLVLMGFVLWFADPVRHDMHSLPGIIAGAAGLLLTAFAGVRARVYSDRATAVALGLGALPLLLIAGSGIIGPDAGHGPGKLQFLLGCVTVLVASVALVALTPSGDAPFVAATFLSTTGTIATFAAILTEASATETASAVAPVAIGLVAFLPGLSARFARLPIGYASPRSAAEDDFEADPNETPDAQPVDGERIAAQARRGHEMLLGLVGGCAAVVVACAAVLGFSDSVWGQCLALAAGLAMLLRARLFRYTSQVACTLVAGIAAIALLVLGLSLNPPVDLVKDLLMYGDRGGLDIRTIWLTAAVAAGAALITAIGLIIPRKGLSPFWGRLLDLAEGAVLLSLVPLCLAVLDVFNAARSMTS
- the rpsO gene encoding 30S ribosomal protein S15 — encoded protein: MSLDAATKKQIMAEFGTKEGDTGSPEVQVAMLSRRISDLTEHLKTHKHDHHSRRGLLILVGQRRRLLQYLAKKDIQRFRTLVDRLGIRRGAAGGAK